A portion of the Candidatus Stygibacter australis genome contains these proteins:
- a CDS encoding PTS sugar transporter subunit IIA produces MEVVIYMESVFRSDFTLAQYLAVDKKSFLKEMADFLAMKKVVSSADDFFKVIWARENVMSTGIGRAVALPHGCNETVLDFVVTVCQLAEPLPYDSIDQKPVSLVFLLAVPPSRQSNYMKLLAAISNFIRTPGNLDQLLNAKTKEEIFNQISKIKVEF; encoded by the coding sequence ATGGAGGTTGTTATCTATATGGAAAGCGTGTTTCGATCGGATTTTACCCTGGCACAATATTTGGCAGTAGATAAGAAGTCCTTTCTAAAAGAAATGGCAGATTTCCTGGCTATGAAAAAAGTAGTTAGTTCTGCTGATGACTTTTTCAAGGTTATTTGGGCACGCGAAAATGTAATGTCAACCGGAATAGGCAGGGCAGTTGCCCTACCACACGGCTGCAATGAAACAGTACTGGATTTTGTGGTTACTGTCTGTCAATTAGCTGAACCCCTTCCCTATGATTCTATCGATCAAAAACCCGTCTCGCTGGTTTTTCTCCTTGCTGTTCCTCCCTCCAGACAATCAAATTACATGAAGCTGCTGGCTGCAATTTCAAACTTTATCAGGACTCCTGGTAATCTTGACCAATTACTAAATGCAAAAACTAAAGAAGAAATTTTTAACCAAATCAGTAAGATCAAAGTAGAATTTTAA
- a CDS encoding PorV/PorQ family protein, with translation MKKIFIIILLTGIIAVSYAADENAGTTGFTFSRLSFSPRASAMGSAYAGIANDAEAVFFNPGGLYQLQDSQLNAVYMSYLDGINCGSLIFAKPIDDRSAYAIYSRFLSTSETKTLSDDQGNYLGTDGTFGFLDLEAGGALSYHITNSLNLGATAKMLFESIDGHSASMFAVDLGIYHITENENLHIGISLRNLGFQRWAFTSSEYEENLPSLVDLGFGFQINPKILLAADFYKPFKNDYYTRFGLEIAPMENLKIRAGYKSDAADWKTGGSGEKLAGLTGGFGINWDRYEFSYAILSYGDLGLVNQLGINYKLKGNK, from the coding sequence ATGAAAAAAATATTTATTATTATACTCCTAACTGGCATTATTGCAGTTAGTTATGCTGCCGATGAAAACGCAGGGACCACGGGATTTACTTTCTCCCGATTATCATTCTCACCCAGAGCTTCTGCCATGGGCTCAGCATATGCCGGAATCGCCAATGATGCCGAAGCAGTGTTTTTTAATCCCGGAGGATTGTATCAATTGCAGGATTCCCAACTTAATGCTGTCTATATGAGTTACCTGGATGGAATTAATTGTGGCTCACTAATTTTTGCCAAGCCAATTGATGATCGTTCTGCTTATGCCATATATTCCAGGTTTTTGTCAACTTCTGAAACCAAAACCCTTAGTGATGATCAGGGTAATTATCTGGGAACCGACGGAACATTTGGATTTTTAGACCTGGAAGCCGGGGGGGCATTATCATATCATATCACAAACAGCTTGAATCTGGGTGCCACAGCCAAAATGCTCTTTGAATCAATTGATGGCCATTCAGCCTCTATGTTTGCCGTTGATCTAGGTATTTATCATATCACAGAAAACGAGAATCTTCATATCGGTATTTCCTTACGGAATCTTGGATTTCAGCGTTGGGCTTTTACCTCATCAGAATATGAAGAAAACCTGCCTTCTCTGGTCGACCTGGGTTTTGGATTCCAGATCAATCCCAAAATTCTCCTGGCAGCAGATTTCTATAAACCATTTAAAAATGACTACTACACACGCTTTGGTCTGGAAATAGCTCCTATGGAAAATCTGAAAATTAGAGCAGGATATAAAAGTGATGCCGCTGACTGGAAAACAGGTGGCTCCGGTGAAAAACTGGCAGGATTAACTGGTGGTTTTGGGATCAACTGGGACAGATATGAATTTAGTTATGCAATTCTTTCCTATGGTGATCTGGGATTGGTAAATCAGCTGGGAATAAATTATAAATTAAAAGGAAATAAATAA